A region from the Streptosporangium sp. NBC_01756 genome encodes:
- a CDS encoding DUF4097 family beta strand repeat-containing protein: MKKKVIVGGALLGSVLVLSGCRVDLDFGDRRQEVVSYDVSGKLTALDLHADSGDVVVNESDRSGVRVTETIHWSGDKKDRPKTEHPVDDGTLTLRQDCSDCSVDYKVEVPKGLKVTTKADSGDVTLRSLTGEVNAAADSGDIAANGLGAKRLVVDAGSGDIEVRFTAVPDHVEIETGSGDIMLRLPKAGYNVAAETGSGDKNVKVTNDPSASSTVSARTGSGDVEVVPS, translated from the coding sequence ATGAAGAAGAAAGTGATCGTCGGGGGAGCGCTCCTGGGCTCCGTCCTCGTGCTCTCCGGCTGCCGGGTCGACCTCGACTTCGGCGACCGGCGGCAGGAGGTCGTCTCCTATGACGTCTCCGGCAAGCTGACGGCGCTGGACCTGCACGCCGACTCCGGGGACGTCGTCGTCAACGAGTCGGACCGGTCCGGGGTCCGGGTGACCGAGACGATCCACTGGAGCGGCGACAAGAAGGACAGGCCCAAGACCGAGCATCCCGTGGACGATGGCACGCTCACGCTGCGCCAGGACTGCTCCGACTGCTCGGTCGACTACAAGGTCGAGGTCCCCAAGGGTCTCAAGGTCACGACGAAGGCCGACTCCGGCGATGTCACGCTGCGCTCGCTGACCGGCGAGGTGAACGCCGCCGCCGACTCCGGCGACATCGCGGCCAACGGCCTGGGCGCCAAGCGTCTTGTCGTCGACGCCGGGTCGGGTGACATCGAGGTGAGGTTCACCGCCGTACCGGATCACGTCGAGATCGAGACAGGCTCGGGGGACATCATGCTGCGGCTGCCGAAGGCCGGCTACAACGTGGCGGCCGAGACCGGTTCGGGTGACAAGAACGTCAAGGTCACCAACGATCCCTCCGCCTCCAGCACCGTCTCGGCGCGGACGGGCTCCGGCGATGTCGAGGTCGTGCCCTCCTGA
- a CDS encoding ATP-binding response regulator: protein MRDRPEAMGMTGAMTGDELIRIRVQHDQDVFAMRKLGREVAEAVGLEPQDQIRVATALSEIGREILGEGVNASAVFLLGQDSLIITIAMPAVAGFHPGDGVTLARLLVDTIELDLARGRIHMVKRLPSSAFRPPLEEIRARLAKLTPATALEELRQQNHELAATLEEVLQLNTELQETNQGVLALYNQLSEELEETNRGVVALYAELDEKSAQLRESSLAKDRFWATVSHELRTPLNSIIGLVRLLVGPGGDPLAEEQHHQIQLIGSSAETLLSLVSELLDMAKAEAGRLDPQPSTVDLFALAERLRMTLHPTSGTDRVTLSVEVAESAAEVFVDEVMLTRILRNLLSNGLKFTETGEVRLEVNLDTTTHEMVFTVTDTGIGVPEEHLERVFEEFFQVPGPIQARAKGTGLGLPYARRLAQALGGTLQLASTGEAGTTVTLRLPHREDGAPVVGRVLVADDDDDFRAAVRRMLTGFAVHVDEAPDGLVALQMMAENPPDLALVDLLMPRLDGAALIHRMARDERLREVPVVVVTVATSSHYPQEVSTVISKHGLRRESLLEAVRTVLGHNDG from the coding sequence GTGCGTGATCGCCCTGAGGCCATGGGCATGACAGGCGCCATGACCGGAGACGAGCTGATTCGGATCCGCGTCCAGCACGACCAGGACGTGTTCGCCATGCGCAAGCTGGGCCGCGAGGTCGCCGAGGCGGTCGGGCTGGAGCCCCAGGACCAGATCCGGGTGGCCACGGCGCTGAGTGAGATCGGGCGGGAAATTCTCGGCGAGGGCGTCAACGCGTCCGCCGTCTTCCTGCTCGGGCAGGACAGCCTGATCATCACCATCGCCATGCCGGCGGTGGCCGGCTTCCATCCGGGCGACGGCGTGACGCTGGCGAGACTTCTCGTCGACACGATCGAGCTTGACCTCGCCAGAGGACGGATACACATGGTCAAACGGCTCCCGTCCAGTGCCTTCCGGCCCCCTCTGGAAGAGATCCGCGCCAGACTCGCCAAGCTGACCCCCGCCACCGCTCTTGAGGAGCTGCGTCAGCAGAACCACGAGCTCGCCGCCACACTGGAGGAGGTCCTGCAGCTCAACACCGAACTGCAGGAGACCAACCAGGGGGTGCTCGCCCTGTACAACCAGCTCTCGGAGGAGCTGGAGGAGACCAACAGGGGTGTCGTGGCGCTGTACGCGGAGCTGGACGAGAAGTCCGCGCAGCTCCGGGAGTCCAGCCTCGCCAAGGACCGGTTCTGGGCGACGGTCAGCCACGAGCTGCGCACCCCGCTCAACTCGATCATCGGTCTGGTCCGCCTCCTGGTGGGTCCCGGCGGCGACCCCCTGGCAGAGGAGCAACACCACCAGATCCAGCTCATCGGCTCCTCGGCGGAGACCCTCCTGTCGCTGGTGAGCGAGTTGCTCGACATGGCCAAGGCCGAAGCGGGACGGCTCGACCCGCAGCCGTCCACGGTGGATCTGTTCGCGTTGGCCGAACGGCTGCGCATGACGCTGCACCCCACCAGCGGCACCGACCGGGTCACGCTCTCGGTGGAGGTCGCGGAGAGCGCGGCGGAGGTGTTCGTGGACGAGGTGATGCTCACCCGGATCCTGCGCAACCTGCTCTCCAACGGGCTGAAGTTCACCGAGACGGGCGAGGTCAGGCTTGAGGTGAACCTCGACACCACCACCCACGAGATGGTCTTCACGGTGACCGACACCGGGATCGGCGTCCCCGAGGAGCATCTGGAGCGCGTCTTCGAGGAGTTCTTCCAGGTTCCGGGCCCCATCCAGGCCCGGGCGAAGGGCACCGGGCTCGGACTGCCGTACGCCCGCCGCCTCGCCCAGGCACTGGGAGGCACACTCCAGCTGGCCAGCACGGGCGAGGCAGGCACCACGGTGACCCTGCGGCTGCCGCACCGCGAGGACGGCGCACCGGTGGTCGGCCGGGTGCTCGTCGCGGACGACGACGACGACTTCCGCGCCGCCGTCCGACGGATGCTCACCGGTTTCGCCGTCCATGTCGACGAGGCACCCGACGGACTGGTCGCGCTGCAGATGATGGCGGAGAACCCCCCGGACCTCGCGCTGGTGGACCTGCTGATGCCCCGGCTCGACGGGGCCGCCCTGATCCACCGGATGGCCAGGGACGAGCGGCTGCGCGAGGTACCCGTGGTCGTGGTGACCGTGGCGACGTCCAGTCACTACCCGCAGGAAGTCAGCACCGTGATCTCCAAGCACGGGCTGCGCAGGGAGAGCCTCCTGGAGGCCGTACGGACCGTGCTGGGCCACAACGATGGGTGA
- a CDS encoding STAS domain-containing protein yields the protein MDRVPVLKLGDILIVSIQIDLQDQSVLALQEDLADRVVATGARGVIIDITAVEIVDSFIGRMLATIAAISRMLDAETVVVGMRPAVAITLVELGLSLGGVRTALNLEKGVALLNHLEGAQIVTAAR from the coding sequence ATGGATCGCGTACCCGTCCTCAAGCTCGGAGACATCCTCATCGTCTCCATCCAGATCGACCTGCAGGACCAGAGCGTGCTCGCGCTCCAGGAGGATCTGGCAGACCGGGTGGTCGCGACCGGCGCCCGGGGTGTGATCATCGACATCACGGCCGTGGAGATCGTCGACTCGTTCATCGGTCGCATGCTGGCCACCATCGCCGCGATTTCCCGCATGCTCGACGCCGAGACCGTCGTCGTCGGCATGCGCCCGGCGGTGGCGATCACGCTCGTGGAGCTGGGTCTCTCGCTGGGTGGTGTGCGCACCGCCCTCAACCTCGAAAAGGGCGTCGCCCTGCTGAACCACCTCGAAGGCGCGCAGATCGTCACGGCCGCCCGGTGA
- the aceB gene encoding malate synthase A encodes MDGVEITGPSHDRFDEILTPEALAFVATLQREFGARRLELLDARQARQAELSAGGTLDFLPETRHVRESEWQVVPPAPALADRRVEITGPVDRKMTINALNSGAKVWLADFEDANAPTWENTVNGQLNLRSALDRTIDFSAGEKNYALKHDEELATIVVRPRGWHLEEKHLTLDGVPFSASLVDFGLYFFHCAARQIAKGKGPYFYLPKMESHLEARLWNDVFVRAQDLLGIPQGTIRATVLIETYPAAFEMEEILYELRDHSAGLNAGRWDYLFSVIKKFRTRGREFLLPERNAVTMTAPFMRAYTELLVRTCHKRGAHAIGGMAAFIPSRRDPEINKIALEKVTADKSRESGDGFDGSWVAHPDLVPICRDVFDGVLGTRPNQLDRLREDVSVSAADLLSVSKTPGDITEAGLRNNVDVALRYLAAWMGGLGAVAIHNLMEDAATAEISRSQIWQWIHNDIELADTGTVVTKELVERIIDEELTKIKAEPGYDEARYAQATALFKEVALDDDFADFLTLPAYARMP; translated from the coding sequence ATGGACGGCGTTGAGATCACCGGCCCCTCGCATGACCGGTTCGACGAGATCCTCACGCCGGAGGCGCTGGCCTTCGTCGCCACCCTTCAGCGCGAGTTCGGCGCCCGGCGCCTTGAGCTGCTGGACGCCCGCCAGGCACGCCAGGCGGAGCTGTCGGCCGGCGGCACTCTGGACTTCCTGCCCGAGACCAGGCACGTGCGCGAGTCGGAGTGGCAGGTCGTCCCGCCCGCACCCGCCCTGGCGGACCGCCGAGTGGAGATCACCGGCCCGGTCGACCGGAAGATGACGATCAACGCACTGAACTCCGGTGCCAAGGTCTGGCTGGCAGACTTCGAGGACGCCAACGCCCCCACCTGGGAGAACACCGTCAACGGCCAGCTCAACCTGCGGAGCGCACTGGACCGGACGATCGACTTCTCCGCCGGGGAGAAGAACTACGCGCTCAAGCACGACGAAGAACTCGCCACCATCGTGGTCCGCCCGCGCGGCTGGCACCTGGAGGAGAAGCACCTCACGCTTGACGGCGTCCCGTTCTCCGCCTCTCTCGTCGACTTCGGCCTTTATTTCTTCCACTGCGCGGCCCGTCAGATCGCCAAGGGCAAGGGCCCCTACTTCTATCTACCGAAGATGGAGTCGCACCTGGAGGCCCGCCTCTGGAACGACGTCTTCGTCAGGGCCCAGGACCTGCTCGGCATCCCGCAGGGCACGATCCGCGCGACCGTCCTGATCGAGACCTATCCGGCCGCGTTCGAGATGGAGGAGATCCTCTACGAGCTCCGCGACCACTCCGCCGGTCTCAACGCCGGCCGCTGGGACTACCTGTTCAGCGTGATCAAGAAGTTCCGCACCCGGGGCCGGGAGTTCCTGCTGCCCGAGCGCAACGCGGTGACCATGACCGCCCCGTTCATGCGCGCGTACACCGAGCTTCTGGTCCGCACCTGCCACAAGCGCGGCGCCCACGCCATCGGCGGCATGGCCGCGTTCATCCCCTCGCGCCGCGACCCCGAGATCAACAAGATCGCCCTGGAGAAGGTCACCGCCGACAAGTCCCGCGAGTCCGGTGACGGCTTCGACGGTTCCTGGGTCGCCCACCCCGATCTGGTCCCGATCTGCCGGGACGTCTTCGACGGCGTTCTCGGAACCCGGCCGAACCAGCTCGACCGGCTGCGCGAGGACGTCTCGGTCTCCGCCGCCGACCTGCTGTCGGTCTCCAAGACACCCGGCGACATCACCGAGGCGGGCCTGCGCAACAACGTGGACGTGGCGCTCCGCTACCTGGCCGCATGGATGGGCGGCCTGGGGGCGGTGGCGATCCACAACCTGATGGAGGACGCCGCCACCGCCGAGATCTCCCGCTCCCAGATCTGGCAGTGGATCCACAACGACATCGAGCTCGCCGACACCGGGACCGTCGTCACGAAGGAGCTCGTGGAGCGGATCATCGACGAGGAGCTCACGAAGATCAAGGCAGAGCCGGGCTACGACGAGGCCCGCTACGCCCAGGCGACCGCCCTGTTCAAGGAGGTCGCCCTGGACGACGATTTCGCGGATTTCCTGACCCTTCCCGCCTACGCGCGGATGCCCTGA
- a CDS encoding anti-sigma regulatory factor — translation MTTSTELPIKTNGDVVLVRQHVRTAAVNVGLSLVDQTKVVTAASELARNALVYAGGGQVLIEIVSTGLRQGLRLAFSDNGPGIPDIQQALVDGWTTGGGLGLGLSGSRRLVDEFDLQSAPGEGTLVTVTKWAR, via the coding sequence GTGACGACCTCCACCGAACTGCCCATCAAGACCAACGGCGACGTCGTCCTGGTGCGCCAGCACGTCAGAACCGCCGCCGTCAACGTCGGGCTCTCTCTGGTCGACCAGACGAAGGTGGTGACCGCCGCCAGCGAACTGGCCCGTAACGCACTGGTCTACGCGGGCGGGGGGCAGGTGCTGATCGAGATCGTGAGCACCGGCCTCCGGCAGGGCCTGCGGCTGGCGTTCAGCGACAACGGGCCCGGCATCCCCGACATCCAGCAGGCACTCGTCGACGGCTGGACCACCGGTGGCGGCCTCGGCCTCGGGCTCAGCGGCTCCCGCCGCCTGGTCGACGAGTTCGACCTGCAGTCGGCTCCCGGCGAGGGGACGCTGGTCACGGTGACGAAATGGGCAAGGTGA
- a CDS encoding FAD-linked oxidase C-terminal domain-containing protein: MGTRTLDELARHFRGLLGDTAVITDPVRLRTYECDGLTHHRATPGVVVLPETAEQIAAVVGVCNTYDVPFVARGAGTGLSGGALPRTDGVLIVTSRMRRILSVDVANRRAVVEPGVTNLAITEAVRDLGYYYAPDPSSQQVCTIGGNVAENSGGAHCLKYGFTVNHVLALEIVTPDGDIVELSDTDPGYDLLGAFVGSEGTLGVATKITVRLTRAPETVTTLLAAFDGIEQGGQAVSAIIGGGIVPAAIEMMDALAIEAAEAAVACAYPEGAGAVLIVELDGPDAEVIHQFEAVTRICRENGAFELRVAADPAERAAIWKGRKSAFAAVGRISPAYIVQDGVVPRTALPEVLGRIDLLSKEYGIRVANVFHAGDGNLHPLVLFDDAEAGAGERAELVSGKILDLCIEHGGSITGEHGVGVDKSRYMSRMFSDKDLDTMQLVRCAFDPRGLSNPGKIFPTPRLCGEVPGVRRGVHPLVESGQAEQF; encoded by the coding sequence ATGGGGACGAGGACACTCGACGAGCTGGCCCGGCACTTCCGGGGACTGCTCGGCGACACAGCGGTGATCACCGATCCGGTACGGCTGCGCACCTACGAGTGCGACGGGCTGACCCATCATCGGGCCACTCCCGGCGTCGTGGTGCTGCCGGAGACCGCCGAGCAGATCGCGGCCGTGGTCGGTGTCTGCAACACCTACGACGTGCCGTTCGTGGCCAGGGGCGCGGGGACGGGACTGTCCGGCGGAGCGCTGCCGCGGACCGACGGAGTGCTGATCGTCACCTCCAGGATGCGGCGGATCCTCTCCGTCGACGTGGCGAACCGGCGTGCCGTGGTGGAGCCCGGGGTCACCAATCTGGCGATCACCGAAGCGGTGCGCGACCTGGGCTACTACTACGCCCCCGACCCCTCCAGCCAGCAGGTCTGCACGATCGGCGGCAACGTGGCGGAGAACTCGGGCGGCGCGCACTGCCTGAAGTACGGCTTCACGGTCAACCACGTGCTCGCCCTGGAGATCGTCACCCCCGACGGCGACATCGTCGAACTGTCGGACACCGATCCCGGATACGACCTGCTGGGCGCGTTCGTCGGCTCGGAGGGCACGCTCGGCGTCGCCACCAAGATCACCGTACGGTTGACCCGGGCGCCGGAGACCGTGACGACCCTGCTCGCAGCGTTCGACGGCATCGAGCAGGGCGGTCAGGCGGTGTCGGCGATCATCGGCGGCGGCATCGTGCCCGCCGCGATCGAGATGATGGACGCCCTGGCGATCGAGGCGGCCGAGGCCGCCGTGGCCTGTGCCTACCCCGAGGGGGCGGGGGCGGTGCTCATCGTGGAGCTGGACGGCCCGGACGCGGAGGTGATCCACCAGTTCGAGGCGGTGACGCGGATCTGCCGGGAGAACGGCGCGTTCGAACTGCGGGTCGCCGCCGACCCGGCCGAGCGCGCGGCCATCTGGAAGGGCCGTAAGTCGGCCTTCGCCGCGGTGGGCCGGATCAGCCCCGCCTACATCGTGCAGGACGGGGTCGTCCCCAGGACGGCGCTACCCGAGGTGCTGGGCCGGATCGACCTGCTGTCGAAGGAGTACGGCATCCGGGTGGCCAACGTCTTCCACGCCGGGGACGGCAACCTGCATCCGCTGGTGCTGTTCGACGACGCGGAGGCCGGCGCGGGCGAGCGGGCGGAGCTGGTCTCGGGGAAGATCCTCGACCTCTGTATCGAGCATGGCGGGTCCATCACCGGTGAGCACGGCGTAGGCGTCGACAAATCCCGATATATGTCGAGAATGTTCTCCGACAAGGATCTCGACACCATGCAACTGGTGCGCTGCGCCTTCGACCCCCGCGGCCTGTCGAACCCGGGCAAGATCTTCCCCACCCCGCGCCTGTGCGGTGAGGTCCCGGGAGTGCGCAGAGGTGTGCACCCGCTGGTCGAGTCAGGACAGGCGGAACAGTTCTGA
- the hflX gene encoding GTPase HflX encodes MNHASEWSNDIDTREPLDIDQFDDLPEIGEMDLAERQALRRVVGLSTELEDVTEVEYRQLRLERVVLVGVWTSGTATDAENSLLELKLLAETAGSEVLEGVIQRRQKPDTATYIGSGKAQELADIVSATGADTVVCDGELSPGQLRQLEEIVKVKVIDRTMLILDIFAQHAKSREGKAQVELAQLNYLLPRLRGWGGNLSRQVGGRAAGGVGMGGRGPGETKIELDRRRIRERMAKLRRQIVEMTTARETKRSRRLEREVPAVAIAGYTNAGKSSLLNRLTGAGVLVEDALFATLDPTVRRAHTPDGRLFTLADTVGFVRHLPHQLVEAFRSTLEEVGDADLILHVVDGSHPDPESQLAAVREVISDIEDARNIPEIVVINKSDAADPVVLAQLTAREKHTVVVSARTGAGIDELMAVIERELPRFDQEVRLLVPYQRGDLISRAHKEGEVLGVEHTGDGTILHARVLPGLFAELEKTAKPVETV; translated from the coding sequence ATGAACCACGCATCTGAATGGAGCAACGACATAGACACTCGTGAGCCGCTGGACATCGACCAGTTCGACGACCTGCCCGAGATCGGTGAGATGGATCTGGCCGAACGCCAGGCGCTGCGCCGGGTCGTGGGACTCTCCACAGAGCTTGAGGACGTCACCGAGGTCGAATACCGCCAGCTGCGACTTGAGCGGGTCGTCCTGGTCGGCGTCTGGACCTCGGGTACGGCGACCGACGCCGAAAACTCACTGCTCGAACTGAAGCTTCTCGCCGAGACCGCCGGTTCGGAGGTGCTGGAAGGTGTGATCCAGCGCCGCCAGAAGCCCGACACGGCCACCTACATCGGTTCGGGCAAGGCCCAGGAGCTCGCCGACATCGTCTCCGCCACCGGCGCCGACACCGTCGTGTGCGACGGTGAGCTGAGCCCCGGCCAGCTCCGTCAGCTCGAAGAGATCGTCAAGGTCAAGGTCATCGACCGGACCATGCTGATCCTCGACATCTTCGCCCAGCACGCGAAGAGCCGCGAGGGCAAGGCACAGGTGGAGCTCGCCCAGCTCAACTACCTGTTGCCGCGCCTGCGCGGCTGGGGTGGCAACCTGTCCCGGCAGGTCGGCGGACGCGCCGCGGGCGGCGTCGGCATGGGCGGTCGCGGCCCCGGTGAGACCAAGATCGAGCTGGACCGCCGCCGGATCCGTGAGCGGATGGCCAAGCTGCGCCGCCAGATCGTCGAGATGACCACCGCGCGCGAGACCAAGCGGTCGCGGCGGCTGGAGCGCGAGGTCCCGGCCGTGGCCATCGCCGGTTACACCAACGCGGGCAAGTCCTCGTTGCTGAACCGGCTTACCGGCGCCGGCGTGCTGGTCGAGGACGCCCTGTTCGCCACGCTGGACCCCACCGTCCGCAGAGCCCACACGCCCGACGGCCGGTTGTTCACCCTGGCCGACACCGTCGGATTCGTCCGGCACCTGCCGCACCAGCTCGTCGAGGCCTTCCGCTCCACGCTGGAGGAGGTCGGCGACGCCGACCTGATCCTGCACGTGGTCGACGGCTCGCACCCCGACCCGGAGTCGCAGCTCGCCGCCGTGCGAGAGGTCATCTCCGACATCGAGGACGCCCGGAACATCCCGGAGATCGTGGTCATCAACAAGTCCGACGCCGCCGACCCGGTGGTGCTGGCCCAGTTGACCGCGCGCGAGAAGCACACCGTCGTGGTCTCGGCCCGTACCGGCGCCGGGATCGACGAGTTGATGGCCGTCATCGAGCGCGAACTGCCCCGCTTCGACCAGGAGGTCCGGCTGCTCGTGCCGTACCAGCGCGGCGATCTGATCTCCCGGGCGCACAAGGAGGGCGAGGTCCTGGGCGTCGAGCACACCGGGGACGGCACGATTCTGCACGCCAGGGTCCTGCCCGGGCTCTTCGCCGAACTGGAGAAGACCGCCAAGCCGGTCGAGACCGTCTGA
- a CDS encoding ATP-binding protein has translation MGKVIRSQDDNWVRAEDASAIGALRRAAVTLAEERGFDEEDAGRVAVAVSEAASNMVKHAVEGVMLVRPHPELDSAVEVIAIDRGPGMRDVSRALRDGYSTTGTLGIGLGGIARMTSGYEVHSMPGRGTVLDMYFTARDAPHPASRLSGLTRPIGEEVVCGDAFASTDDGTTTNVMLCDGLGHGSAAAHASQEASRLFLEHVDLGPVAVLERIHRGLGTTRGGAVAVARIDRTAGTVSFAGLGNVSAWITHPEGRQGMISVPGIAGYAARTLRQYEYNAPPDSVIVLHSDGLSDRWDITSYPGLVARTPSVVAATLLRDAGTRRDDACVIALRPWA, from the coding sequence ATGGGCAAGGTGATCCGCTCTCAGGACGACAACTGGGTAAGGGCCGAGGACGCCAGTGCGATCGGCGCCCTCCGCCGTGCCGCCGTCACGCTCGCCGAGGAACGGGGATTCGACGAGGAGGACGCCGGCCGGGTGGCCGTCGCGGTGAGCGAGGCCGCGTCGAACATGGTGAAACACGCCGTCGAGGGCGTCATGCTGGTCCGGCCGCATCCCGAACTGGACTCGGCGGTCGAGGTCATCGCAATCGACCGGGGTCCCGGCATGCGCGACGTCTCCCGCGCCCTGCGCGACGGCTACTCCACGACGGGCACGCTCGGCATCGGCCTCGGCGGCATCGCACGGATGACGAGTGGATACGAGGTTCACTCCATGCCCGGCCGGGGAACCGTGCTCGACATGTACTTCACCGCACGCGACGCCCCGCACCCCGCGTCGCGGCTGAGCGGCCTGACCCGCCCGATCGGCGAGGAGGTCGTCTGCGGCGACGCGTTCGCGAGCACCGACGACGGCACCACGACGAACGTGATGCTCTGTGACGGCCTCGGCCATGGCAGCGCGGCCGCACACGCCTCACAGGAGGCGTCACGCCTGTTCCTTGAGCACGTGGACCTCGGCCCCGTCGCCGTCCTGGAACGGATCCATCGCGGCCTCGGCACGACGCGGGGGGGCGCCGTCGCCGTGGCCCGCATCGACCGGACGGCGGGCACGGTGAGCTTCGCCGGTCTGGGCAACGTCTCGGCGTGGATCACGCACCCCGAAGGGCGCCAGGGGATGATCTCGGTGCCGGGCATAGCCGGTTACGCGGCCCGCACGTTGCGCCAGTACGAATACAACGCACCGCCGGACAGCGTGATCGTTCTCCACTCCGACGGGCTGTCGGACCGCTGGGACATCACCTCCTATCCCGGCCTCGTCGCGCGGACCCCCTCCGTCGTCGCCGCCACGCTGCTGCGCGACGCGGGAACCCGCAGGGACGACGCGTGCGTGATCGCCCTGAGGCCATGGGCATGA
- a CDS encoding SpoIIE family protein phosphatase, producing the protein MDDTPTKLYILSSWLRRSGHQVVQATGGLEALVKVKELRPDLVVLDVRLPDISGYEVCEQIKADPSTSSIPVIQISGAAITPADRAQGLERGADAYLAEPVEPDEFAATVEATLRYYRARQRAERMAERLAALTEVTLAMNSADTFDELLTTAVEGATRILGRRAGALALPPDGRIRRFTARPPENTAVPRPAAPDTLLTLGAMSLGKAAGTEVFTVPAADWVRLLPDADLRSDVSGVICRTKVGRPAVYLGTETVPPLDGDELNILRQLGQALALAVDALRAYAEEHAIALTLQRSLLPARIPETPGLVISWRYQPAIDNIEVGGDFYEVLQLGDRVLIAIGDVQGHSLLAATVMAEIRHALRASLIGTVDLGVSMALLNDVLRRYHPGMTATVCLVLLNPETGEMEVANAGHIPLLLIGGGEPRYHRLGNLLLGVAEETYRVDRLTLPEGGAVLMFTDGLIEDRDKLLDESLEVVRQLAEVVESDLEVFCDRLIEQFGAREDDVALVAFRRV; encoded by the coding sequence GTGGACGACACCCCGACCAAGCTCTACATCCTGTCCAGCTGGCTACGGCGATCGGGACATCAGGTGGTGCAGGCCACCGGCGGCCTGGAGGCACTCGTCAAGGTCAAAGAGCTCCGGCCGGACCTGGTCGTCCTCGACGTACGGTTGCCCGACATCAGCGGCTACGAGGTCTGCGAGCAGATCAAGGCGGACCCGTCGACCTCCTCGATACCGGTCATTCAGATCTCCGGAGCGGCGATCACCCCCGCGGACCGGGCTCAGGGGCTCGAGCGCGGCGCCGACGCCTACCTGGCCGAGCCGGTCGAGCCGGACGAGTTCGCGGCGACGGTCGAGGCCACGCTGCGCTACTACCGCGCCCGGCAGCGGGCGGAGCGGATGGCCGAGCGGCTGGCGGCCCTCACCGAGGTCACCCTCGCGATGAACTCCGCCGACACCTTCGACGAGCTCCTCACCACGGCCGTCGAAGGCGCGACCCGGATCCTGGGCAGGCGGGCGGGTGCGCTCGCGCTCCCACCGGACGGCCGGATCCGCAGGTTCACCGCCAGGCCTCCGGAGAACACCGCCGTCCCCAGGCCCGCGGCCCCGGACACCCTGCTCACCCTGGGTGCGATGTCCCTGGGGAAGGCGGCGGGGACGGAGGTCTTCACCGTCCCCGCCGCCGACTGGGTGCGGCTGCTGCCCGACGCCGACCTTCGGAGCGACGTCTCGGGTGTCATCTGCCGCACCAAGGTCGGCCGACCGGCCGTCTACCTCGGAACGGAGACCGTCCCTCCTCTCGACGGGGACGAGCTCAACATCCTGCGTCAGCTCGGCCAGGCCCTGGCCCTGGCGGTGGACGCCCTGCGCGCCTACGCCGAGGAGCACGCGATCGCTCTCACCCTGCAGCGGAGTCTCCTGCCCGCGCGGATCCCGGAGACGCCCGGCCTCGTGATCAGCTGGCGGTACCAGCCGGCCATCGACAACATCGAGGTCGGCGGGGACTTCTACGAGGTGCTGCAGCTGGGAGACCGGGTGCTCATCGCCATCGGCGACGTCCAGGGGCACTCCCTGCTCGCCGCGACGGTCATGGCGGAGATCCGCCACGCGCTGCGCGCCTCCCTGATCGGCACGGTCGATCTGGGGGTGTCCATGGCTCTGCTCAACGACGTGCTGCGGCGCTATCACCCCGGCATGACCGCCACCGTATGCCTGGTCCTCCTCAACCCGGAGACCGGGGAGATGGAGGTCGCCAACGCGGGTCACATCCCTCTTCTGCTCATCGGCGGCGGGGAGCCCCGCTACCACCGGCTGGGCAACCTGCTGCTGGGCGTGGCCGAGGAGACCTACCGGGTCGACCGGCTGACCCTGCCGGAGGGAGGGGCGGTGCTGATGTTCACCGACGGGCTCATCGAGGACCGCGACAAGCTGCTCGACGAGAGCCTGGAGGTCGTGCGGCAACTGGCGGAGGTCGTGGAGTCCGACCTCGAGGTCTTCTGCGACCGGCTCATCGAACAGTTCGGCGCCCGGGAGGACGACGTGGCGCTCGTGGCCTTCCGCCGCGTGTAG